Proteins from a single region of Undibacterium sp. KW1:
- the recQ gene encoding DNA helicase RecQ, which produces MTAGYTHTNTGSNTVDQALHVLQTVFGYPAFRSQQGQIVEHVVNGGDALVLMPTGGGKSLCYQIPALLRSGVGIVVSPLIALMQDQVDALAEVGVRAAFLNSTQSFDEILAVEKKMREGDIDLVYIAPERLLTQRCLELLQVVNIALFAIDEAHCVSQWGHDFRPEYIKLSALHERFPNVPRIALTATADQQTRDEIIHRLQLENAMQFVSSFDRPNIRYQIVEKANGRKQLLDFITAQHSGDAGIVYCLSRKKVEETSEFLNENGITSLPYHAGMELADRSRNQARFLREDGIVMCATIAFGMGIDKPDVRFVAHLDLPKSIEGYYQETGRAGRDGASANAWMAYGLQDVVQQRRMIDESEANETYKRVQSVKLDAMLALCETLNCRRTHILEYFGQAAQPCGNCDTCISPPSSFDGSVAAQKILSTIYRVDQRFAAGHVIDILRGIDTERVQQWRHEKLSTYGIGSDKSEAEWRALLRQLIALGLVAVDYENYSSLKLTEASRAVLRGEIKVQLRQYKKAEKAVKHKRQSAKDFAESDLDSAAQTVFDKLRWWRVETARTHNVPAYVIFPDATLREIARQQPTTLPALRAISGVGDKKLESYGKEIIELIEELRA; this is translated from the coding sequence GTGACGGCTGGCTATACGCATACAAATACCGGCAGCAATACGGTAGACCAGGCTCTGCACGTATTGCAGACTGTCTTTGGCTACCCGGCTTTCCGCTCCCAGCAAGGGCAAATCGTCGAGCATGTCGTCAATGGCGGCGATGCCCTGGTGCTGATGCCCACGGGCGGCGGTAAATCTCTGTGCTATCAGATACCGGCTCTGCTGCGCAGTGGCGTAGGCATCGTCGTTTCACCCCTGATCGCCCTCATGCAAGACCAGGTCGATGCCCTGGCCGAGGTAGGTGTACGTGCTGCCTTTTTGAACTCTACCCAGAGCTTTGATGAAATCCTGGCTGTAGAAAAAAAGATGCGCGAAGGCGATATCGACCTGGTGTATATCGCACCGGAACGCCTGCTGACCCAGCGCTGCCTTGAGTTGCTGCAAGTCGTCAACATTGCCCTGTTTGCGATTGATGAGGCCCACTGCGTCTCGCAATGGGGCCATGATTTCCGTCCTGAATACATCAAGCTGTCGGCCTTGCATGAGCGTTTCCCTAACGTACCGCGCATTGCCCTGACGGCCACCGCTGACCAGCAAACCCGCGATGAAATCATCCACAGGTTGCAACTGGAAAACGCGATGCAGTTCGTGTCGTCTTTTGACCGCCCAAATATCCGCTACCAGATCGTAGAAAAAGCCAATGGCCGCAAGCAATTGCTGGACTTCATCACGGCCCAGCATAGTGGTGATGCGGGCATCGTGTATTGCCTGTCCCGCAAAAAAGTCGAAGAAACATCTGAGTTCCTGAATGAAAACGGCATCACCTCCCTGCCCTATCATGCCGGGATGGAGCTGGCTGACCGTAGCCGCAACCAGGCGCGCTTCCTGCGCGAAGATGGTATCGTCATGTGTGCCACCATTGCCTTTGGCATGGGCATAGACAAACCCGACGTGCGCTTTGTCGCCCATCTGGATTTACCAAAAAGCATAGAAGGCTATTACCAGGAAACTGGCCGTGCTGGACGCGATGGTGCCAGCGCCAATGCCTGGATGGCCTATGGTTTGCAGGATGTAGTGCAACAGCGCCGCATGATCGACGAGTCAGAAGCCAATGAGACTTACAAGCGCGTGCAAAGCGTCAAGCTTGATGCCATGCTGGCCCTGTGCGAAACCCTGAATTGTCGCCGCACCCACATACTGGAATATTTCGGCCAGGCCGCCCAGCCCTGCGGCAATTGCGATACCTGCATCAGCCCGCCCAGCTCATTTGATGGCAGTGTGGCTGCGCAAAAAATCTTGTCCACCATTTACCGTGTAGATCAGCGTTTTGCCGCTGGCCATGTCATCGACATCCTGCGCGGCATAGATACCGAACGTGTGCAGCAATGGCGGCATGAAAAATTATCGACTTACGGCATAGGCTCGGACAAGAGCGAGGCTGAATGGCGTGCCTTGTTACGCCAATTAATCGCCCTTGGCCTGGTTGCAGTCGATTATGAAAACTATAGCTCGCTAAAACTGACAGAAGCATCCCGCGCCGTACTACGCGGTGAGATCAAGGTGCAGCTGCGCCAGTACAAAAAAGCTGAAAAAGCCGTCAAACACAAACGCCAGTCCGCTAAGGACTTTGCAGAGTCTGACCTCGACAGCGCCGCACAAACCGTCTTTGACAAGCTGCGCTGGTGGCGCGTAGAAACCGCACGCACTCACAATGTGCCCGCCTACGTCATCTTCCCCGACGCCACCCTGCGCGAAATCGCCCGCCAGCAACCCACCACCCTGCCCGCTTTGCGGGCTATCTCTGGTGTCGGCGACAAGAAGCTGGAGAGCTATGGTAAAGAGATTATTGAGTTGATAGAAGAGTTGCGCGCTTGA
- a CDS encoding MFS transporter, translating to MTKPITLPTKPTKSAFMTSKPALTDTRAMVVLVFLTLLNILNFADRFLIQGFAIDMIRDLHLSNLEFTLLTGFVFTTFYTVVGLFMGALADRVHRPRLIAAGIFGWSALTAATGFAGNFTQLALVRMFTGVGEAALTPAALGLLGERFKAQQRAFAAGFYYLGAPIGIGAAFLIAGTLGAAIGWRNCFFVLGGLGVVLTVFLFMLREPRDEHKMQAIIENTSQRPLLAVFTEVRQALRASPALCLLILGGVLMIFAQGAFVLDQLWLVQERGMQAQHAQKLAGMMFIAGGVLGSLTGGYLADKMQARRKAGRLWFLVLIYLLGLPVAYLYRLVDAGSPAFYTCMFIGSMMITIGYGPVFASLQDLAPTHLSSTMTAFMILCMTLFGTSLGNLAVGVLADAFKAAAFSAPISKAVMLAMTPWLLAIPCFALAARIMEK from the coding sequence GTGACTAAGCCCATTACACTGCCAACCAAGCCTACGAAAAGTGCCTTCATGACAAGCAAACCCGCTCTCACTGACACCAGAGCGATGGTGGTATTGGTGTTCCTGACCCTGCTCAATATCCTGAATTTTGCTGACCGCTTTCTGATACAGGGTTTTGCGATAGATATGATCAGGGACCTGCATTTAAGCAATCTGGAATTCACTCTCCTGACGGGTTTTGTCTTCACCACTTTTTATACCGTGGTCGGATTGTTCATGGGTGCACTGGCGGACCGGGTGCACAGGCCGCGCCTGATTGCAGCAGGCATCTTTGGCTGGAGTGCCCTGACTGCCGCCACCGGCTTTGCCGGGAACTTTACACAACTGGCATTGGTGCGTATGTTCACCGGTGTAGGCGAGGCTGCACTGACACCTGCGGCCCTGGGCTTATTGGGCGAACGCTTCAAGGCACAGCAGCGCGCATTTGCGGCTGGCTTTTATTATCTGGGGGCACCGATAGGCATAGGCGCAGCTTTCCTGATCGCTGGTACCCTGGGTGCTGCCATAGGCTGGCGCAATTGTTTTTTTGTGCTGGGTGGACTGGGAGTCGTGCTGACGGTTTTTCTGTTCATGCTGCGTGAGCCACGCGACGAACATAAAATGCAGGCCATTATAGAGAACACCAGTCAGCGCCCCTTGCTGGCGGTATTTACTGAAGTCAGGCAGGCACTGCGCGCTTCACCTGCGCTGTGCCTGCTGATACTCGGTGGCGTGCTGATGATTTTTGCCCAGGGTGCTTTTGTGCTTGATCAGTTATGGCTGGTGCAGGAACGGGGTATGCAGGCTCAGCATGCACAGAAACTGGCAGGCATGATGTTTATTGCCGGAGGTGTGCTGGGTTCTCTGACCGGTGGTTATCTTGCCGACAAAATGCAGGCGCGCCGCAAAGCCGGGCGTTTGTGGTTTCTGGTATTGATTTACCTGCTTGGCTTGCCTGTAGCTTATCTGTATCGCCTTGTGGATGCTGGCAGCCCTGCATTTTATACATGTATGTTCATCGGCAGCATGATGATTACCATAGGCTATGGCCCGGTGTTTGCCAGTCTGCAGGACCTGGCACCTACACACCTGAGTTCGACGATGACGGCCTTCATGATCCTCTGCATGACACTGTTTGGCACTTCGCTTGGCAACCTTGCTGTTGGCGTGCTCGCTGATGCCTTCAAAGCAGCAGCCTTCAGTGCCCCCATCAGTAAGGCCGTCATGCTGGCAATGACACCTTGGCTACTGGCTATCCCGTGCTTTGCGCTGGCGGCGCGGATAATGGAAAAATGA
- a CDS encoding YafY family protein, whose amino-acid sequence MSRAERLLQLMQILRRHRYPVSGAALSQELGISLRSLYRDIATLQNQGAKIAGEAGVGYVLQPGFTLPPLMFTEEEIAAIALGSKWVAQQADHKLALAARDALAKIASVLPAEARLELETCGLLIGPSSKNAGNDEQLREIRLAIRKQHKLVLEYQDETGKASERIIWPCALSFFDNLRIIVAWCELRNDFRHFRTDRIQALQVADQTYPRSRQALLKEWREQQGIRAER is encoded by the coding sequence ATGTCACGTGCTGAGCGCTTGCTACAGTTGATGCAAATCCTGCGCAGGCATCGTTATCCCGTCAGCGGTGCTGCCTTGTCACAGGAACTGGGTATCAGTCTGCGCAGCCTGTACCGCGATATCGCCACCCTGCAAAACCAGGGAGCAAAAATTGCCGGTGAAGCTGGCGTAGGCTATGTCTTGCAGCCGGGCTTTACCCTGCCACCCTTGATGTTCACTGAAGAAGAAATCGCCGCCATTGCCCTTGGCTCAAAATGGGTGGCGCAACAGGCGGACCATAAACTGGCATTGGCTGCGCGTGATGCACTGGCAAAAATTGCCTCAGTCTTGCCAGCAGAAGCCAGGCTGGAACTAGAGACCTGCGGTTTGCTGATAGGCCCCAGCAGCAAGAACGCTGGCAACGATGAGCAGTTGCGCGAGATACGCCTGGCAATACGCAAACAGCACAAACTGGTACTTGAATACCAGGATGAAACCGGCAAGGCCAGCGAACGCATCATCTGGCCCTGCGCTCTGTCTTTCTTTGATAATCTGCGCATCATCGTTGCCTGGTGCGAATTACGCAATGACTTCAGGCACTTCCGCACTGACCGCATACAGGCCTTGCAGGTGGCAGATCAAACCTACCCGCGCTCGCGCCAGGCCTTGTTGAAGGAATGGCGTGAGCAACAGGGGATCAGGGCCGAGCGCTAA
- a CDS encoding LacI family DNA-binding transcriptional regulator — MKAKTDLTTDTIKSASKEQRRLQMADIARLAGVSTSTVSRALSGSTLVNDETRQRIAELARSLKYSINIDARNLRLKQTRTIAVVVPFDSETRQHLSDPFFLGILGSLADALTDRGFDMLLSRVDAEHLDNAAQIFDTGRVLGVILIGQWRHHDQLNQLAARHVPIVVWGAQLPQQLYVTVGSDNVTGGQKATEHLLQSGHKRIAFFGDTQLPEVAQRYEGYCKALAQHGIALDEKLVVPASFIEEGGKLAVAELCSRKISFDALFACSDLLAMTSINSLREKNYRVPDDVAVVGYDDIELARYFHPPLTTVRQPMAQAGLALVDALLSLIEDGNSEAQLLPTELMIRASSI, encoded by the coding sequence ATGAAAGCCAAGACGGACCTTACAACAGACACAATCAAGTCCGCCAGCAAAGAACAGCGCCGTTTGCAGATGGCTGATATCGCCAGGCTGGCAGGTGTTTCGACCTCGACGGTGTCACGCGCCCTGAGTGGCAGCACGCTGGTCAATGATGAAACCCGTCAGCGCATTGCCGAACTGGCACGCTCGCTCAAATATTCCATCAATATCGATGCCCGTAATTTGCGCCTCAAGCAGACACGCACGATTGCCGTGGTCGTACCCTTTGATTCTGAAACCCGTCAGCATTTGTCTGACCCTTTTTTCCTCGGTATCTTGGGCAGTCTCGCCGATGCATTGACAGACCGTGGTTTTGACATGTTGTTGTCACGCGTAGATGCAGAACATCTCGATAATGCCGCGCAGATTTTTGATACTGGCCGGGTGCTGGGCGTGATCCTGATAGGCCAGTGGCGTCACCATGACCAGTTGAACCAGTTGGCGGCGCGCCATGTGCCCATCGTGGTATGGGGCGCGCAATTGCCGCAGCAATTGTACGTGACCGTCGGTAGCGACAATGTCACTGGCGGGCAAAAAGCCACTGAGCACCTGCTGCAAAGCGGGCACAAGCGCATTGCCTTTTTTGGGGACACGCAATTGCCTGAAGTGGCGCAACGCTACGAGGGGTATTGCAAGGCGCTGGCGCAGCATGGCATTGCCCTTGATGAAAAACTGGTCGTGCCCGCCTCATTCATAGAAGAAGGCGGCAAGCTGGCAGTGGCAGAACTGTGCAGCCGGAAAATCAGTTTCGATGCCCTGTTTGCCTGCAGTGATTTGCTGGCCATGACCAGTATCAACAGCCTGCGCGAGAAAAATTACCGTGTGCCGGATGACGTGGCCGTGGTTGGCTATGACGACATAGAACTGGCGCGCTACTTTCACCCGCCCTTGACGACCGTGCGTCAGCCCATGGCACAGGCAGGCCTGGCGCTGGTCGATGCCTTGTTATCCCTGATAGAAGATGGGAATAGCGAGGCGCAGTTATTGCCTACCGAATTGATGATCAGGGCGAGCAGTATTTGA
- a CDS encoding TonB-dependent siderophore receptor gives MKSSHIKMTRMASVISLALLHMNGAWAQDNTAAQDKDKNSLNLNSVIVTGTPIGTSKMKASVSISTIDADQIAQSAPTNAAEILRSIPGVRAESSGGEGNANLTVRGVPISAGGARYVQFQEDGLPLLQFGDIAFVTPDMYLRADGSLSHLEVVRGGTASTMATNSPGGIINFISKTGKEKGGSIGITKGVDFSQTRFDFDYGAALSDKTRAFIAGYYRSGDSSRPAGMTAEEGGQLRANITHELDNGYLRLSFKHLDDKTPMNMPVPVRTVNGNISELPGIDPRTASFYSPYWTRDIVLDKNNNKIATNVNDGLHVVNNAFGAEASLKLGGGWTLDEKFRKSNNTGRFISIFPADAGVTGAAATNMTYATGPNAGKAYTGAAFTATVFNTSIDDLGSTVNDMKLSKVFETSGGKFATTVGWYSSLQNLGVTWNFNQYLMQASGDKPALLNSNGTIAGTPGLLAQGTDVFGGCCNRNIDAQYKTNAMYANLGWESGNWNLDGSLRYDKQDASGTFIQAVNQSYRAANTKFINYGVNHTSYSFGANYRVTKDIAVFARVSEGIAFNADRIMFGNPLDGSTPISTNIVKQTEAGVKWKAGSFSSFVTLFQAKTEESNFEATTQKFTANSYDAKGVEIEASYRYDAFRVTGGLTYTNASITAANDKSVVGKTPRRQASYTYQIAPTYTMGEAVFGASLIGTGKSYGDDANTLILPAFHVLNAFINYNINDKVQVSLSVNNLTNNIGYTEVEGDGHAARSINGRSIKASLKYSF, from the coding sequence ATGAAATCATCACACATCAAAATGACGCGCATGGCCAGCGTCATTTCCCTGGCCTTACTGCACATGAACGGTGCTTGGGCACAAGACAACACAGCGGCACAGGATAAAGATAAAAACTCACTGAACCTGAATTCAGTCATCGTGACGGGTACCCCTATAGGCACTTCCAAAATGAAGGCCAGTGTGTCCATCAGTACTATCGATGCTGACCAGATCGCCCAGTCCGCGCCGACCAATGCGGCAGAAATCTTGCGCTCCATCCCTGGTGTGCGGGCAGAATCCTCAGGTGGCGAAGGTAATGCCAACCTGACAGTGCGCGGCGTACCTATTTCTGCTGGCGGTGCGCGTTATGTACAGTTCCAGGAAGATGGCTTGCCGCTGCTGCAATTTGGTGACATCGCCTTCGTCACACCTGACATGTATTTGCGCGCCGATGGCAGCCTTTCGCATCTGGAAGTAGTACGCGGTGGCACGGCATCAACCATGGCCACCAATTCGCCAGGCGGCATCATCAACTTCATCAGCAAGACTGGGAAGGAAAAAGGCGGCAGCATAGGCATCACCAAAGGTGTGGATTTTAGCCAGACCCGCTTTGATTTTGACTATGGCGCTGCCCTGTCTGACAAGACCCGCGCCTTTATCGCTGGTTATTACCGTAGTGGCGACAGTTCACGCCCTGCTGGCATGACAGCGGAAGAAGGCGGCCAACTGCGTGCCAATATCACGCATGAACTGGACAATGGTTACCTGCGCCTGAGTTTCAAGCATCTGGATGACAAAACGCCGATGAATATGCCAGTGCCAGTCAGGACGGTGAATGGAAATATCTCTGAACTGCCCGGCATAGACCCGCGCACCGCCAGTTTTTATTCCCCCTACTGGACCCGCGATATAGTCCTCGATAAAAACAATAACAAGATCGCGACGAATGTGAATGATGGCCTGCATGTCGTCAACAATGCCTTTGGTGCAGAAGCATCCTTGAAGCTGGGCGGTGGCTGGACCCTGGATGAAAAATTCCGCAAGTCGAATAACACAGGCCGCTTTATTTCCATTTTCCCGGCGGATGCAGGCGTGACCGGTGCCGCAGCGACGAACATGACTTATGCTACCGGCCCCAATGCAGGCAAGGCATATACAGGCGCTGCATTTACGGCGACCGTGTTCAATACTTCGATTGATGACCTGGGCAGTACCGTCAATGACATGAAATTGTCCAAAGTATTTGAGACATCCGGTGGCAAGTTCGCCACCACGGTGGGCTGGTATTCATCCCTGCAAAACCTGGGCGTGACCTGGAACTTCAATCAATACCTGATGCAGGCCAGCGGTGACAAACCAGCGCTATTGAATTCAAATGGCACGATTGCTGGCACACCCGGTTTGCTGGCACAAGGTACAGATGTATTTGGCGGCTGCTGCAACCGCAATATCGATGCACAATACAAGACCAATGCCATGTATGCCAACCTCGGTTGGGAAAGCGGCAACTGGAACCTGGATGGTAGCCTGCGCTATGACAAGCAGGATGCCAGCGGCACGTTTATTCAGGCAGTCAATCAAAGCTATCGTGCGGCCAATACCAAATTCATCAACTATGGCGTGAACCATACTTCTTACTCTTTCGGTGCCAATTACCGTGTCACCAAAGACATCGCCGTATTTGCCCGCGTCAGCGAAGGCATCGCCTTCAATGCCGACCGCATCATGTTTGGCAACCCACTCGATGGCAGCACACCGATCAGTACCAATATCGTCAAGCAGACCGAGGCAGGTGTGAAATGGAAAGCAGGCAGCTTCAGCAGCTTTGTGACCCTGTTTCAGGCCAAGACAGAAGAATCGAATTTTGAAGCAACGACACAAAAATTCACCGCCAACAGCTACGATGCCAAGGGTGTGGAAATCGAAGCCAGCTATCGCTACGATGCCTTCCGCGTTACTGGCGGCCTGACTTACACCAATGCCAGCATCACGGCAGCCAATGACAAGTCAGTGGTCGGCAAAACCCCACGCCGCCAGGCCAGCTACACCTACCAGATTGCCCCCACCTATACCATGGGTGAAGCCGTCTTCGGTGCCAGCCTGATAGGCACGGGCAAATCTTACGGTGACGACGCCAACACCCTGATCCTGCCCGCCTTCCACGTCCTGAACGCCTTCATCAACTACAACATCAACGACAAAGTCCAGGTATCCCTGAGCGTCAACAACCTGACAAACAACATAGGCTACACCGAAGTAGAAGGCGACGGACACGCAGCAAGATCCATCAATGGACGCAGTATTAAAGCGTCACTTAAGTATAGTTTTTAA
- a CDS encoding alpha-amylase family glycosyl hydrolase — protein MSAATNTTPFLTTLLSKLAPGMHARIEARLAKHLPDLYQTLQTLYGTKFSNEQAYATWLTELLQVAGEAIAARPLPLQLLDDARSTDKNWFTKENMLGYCCYADRFAGDLRGVQQRIPHLQELGVTYLHLLPFLKARAGENDGGFAVADFDAIEPRLGNMADLEELSTALRAAGISLCSDFILNHVADDHPWAIAAKQGDPHYRDYFYHYPDRTEPDNYERNLGQVFPQVAPGNFSFAPELQEWVWTTFYPYQWDLNYSNPNVFADMAAALLRLANRGVEAFRLDSTAFLWKRAGTKCMNQPEAHQILQALRSLVEIAAPGVLLKAEAIVETAELPAYLGNNDGANSKHECHLAYHSSLMAASWVALAEQDTSLMRHVFAGTPAQPEQSSWLTYVRCHDDIGWNVLRPEASLEAEDVQQRLARVSRFYSGEGSYARGASFQANDPAAVHGTVGMAAALTGFSSAHTATEKHLSRQRLLLLYGLSFCFGGMPLIYMGDELAQTNDDAYRQVPAQAADSRWLHRPVWDEELYAQRHSGSHEAGTVFNALCHLLQQRRQLPQLAAQEARQLLKANNPAVLAFLRGSVDDPLLFLGNFSEHSISLDMAELLTDHDIPGQGWVDQLSKLDVDLTVTLQAYSQLWLVRKQGLTI, from the coding sequence ATGTCTGCCGCAACGAACACAACACCTTTCCTCACAACCCTGCTCAGCAAGCTGGCACCGGGCATGCACGCGCGCATAGAGGCCAGGCTGGCAAAGCATCTTCCCGATTTATACCAAACGCTACAGACACTGTATGGCACTAAATTCAGCAATGAACAAGCGTATGCCACATGGCTGACAGAACTCTTGCAAGTCGCAGGCGAGGCCATCGCAGCACGCCCCCTGCCCCTGCAACTTCTGGATGATGCCAGAAGCACCGACAAAAACTGGTTCACCAAAGAAAACATGCTTGGCTATTGCTGCTATGCTGACCGCTTTGCCGGTGACTTGCGCGGCGTGCAACAACGCATACCGCATTTGCAGGAACTGGGTGTAACTTACCTGCACCTGCTACCCTTTTTAAAAGCCCGCGCTGGTGAAAATGATGGCGGTTTTGCCGTAGCCGATTTTGATGCAATAGAACCGCGTCTTGGCAACATGGCAGACCTGGAAGAACTCAGCACTGCCCTGCGTGCAGCGGGTATCAGCCTGTGTTCTGACTTTATCCTCAACCACGTGGCAGACGATCACCCCTGGGCTATCGCGGCAAAGCAAGGTGACCCGCACTACCGCGATTATTTTTATCACTATCCTGATCGCACAGAACCAGACAATTACGAAAGAAACCTGGGTCAGGTCTTCCCGCAAGTTGCTCCCGGCAATTTCAGCTTTGCACCTGAATTGCAGGAATGGGTATGGACCACCTTCTACCCTTATCAATGGGATCTGAATTACAGCAATCCAAACGTCTTTGCCGACATGGCTGCAGCCTTGTTGCGCCTCGCTAACCGTGGGGTAGAAGCTTTTCGTCTCGATTCCACCGCCTTCTTGTGGAAGCGCGCTGGCACAAAATGCATGAACCAGCCAGAAGCCCACCAGATTTTGCAAGCCTTGCGCAGTCTGGTAGAAATTGCTGCCCCAGGTGTTTTGCTGAAGGCAGAAGCCATTGTTGAGACGGCAGAATTGCCTGCCTACCTTGGCAACAACGACGGTGCAAATTCAAAGCACGAATGCCACCTCGCCTACCACAGCAGCCTGATGGCAGCCTCCTGGGTCGCGCTGGCAGAACAAGACACCAGCCTGATGCGCCATGTATTTGCAGGCACGCCAGCGCAGCCAGAGCAAAGCAGTTGGCTGACTTATGTCCGCTGCCATGACGACATAGGCTGGAATGTGCTGCGGCCAGAAGCAAGTCTGGAAGCAGAAGATGTACAGCAAAGGCTGGCCAGGGTATCCCGCTTCTATAGTGGCGAGGGCAGCTATGCGCGCGGCGCCAGTTTCCAGGCCAATGACCCGGCAGCGGTGCATGGCACGGTAGGCATGGCGGCAGCGTTAACCGGTTTTTCCAGCGCACACACAGCAACAGAAAAACATCTGTCCAGGCAACGTCTGCTACTCTTGTATGGGCTGAGTTTTTGCTTTGGCGGCATGCCGCTGATTTATATGGGCGATGAGCTGGCACAGACAAATGATGACGCATACAGGCAGGTACCCGCACAGGCTGCAGACAGCCGCTGGTTGCACAGGCCAGTCTGGGATGAAGAATTATATGCCCAGCGCCATTCCGGTTCGCATGAAGCGGGTACGGTATTCAATGCGCTTTGTCACTTGTTGCAGCAGCGTAGGCAATTGCCGCAACTTGCTGCGCAGGAAGCACGACAACTGTTGAAAGCAAACAATCCTGCCGTGCTGGCTTTTTTGCGCGGCAGCGTGGATGATCCTTTGCTATTTTTAGGGAATTTTTCAGAGCACAGTATCAGCCTGGATATGGCGGAACTGCTGACGGACCATGATATTCCTGGGCAAGGCTGGGTTGATCAGTTGAGCAAGCTTGATGTTGATCTTACCGTGACATTACAAGCATATTCTCAATTGTGGTTGGTAAGGAAACAGGGGCTTACAATTTAA
- a CDS encoding PfkB family carbohydrate kinase, translating into MSLQSKPIIIFGETLIDDFPDQPVVGGAPFNVARSLGYFDCAPLMISRVGNDATAKLILADMQRFKLPVTGLQTDQLYPTGRVKVTQDNSADKASHKFDILPDQAYDNIESHAALTAMLQGGPEHDQGIFYFGTLAQRNPVSRAALYALLKETLALKYLDLNLRAMQYSLATIEQSLQFADILKVNEEELQILAEIYLDKPKADSVVTLDDADILINAKALISLFKLQAIITTLGERGYAYLDEAGQYLRSASEAVKVEVVDTVGGGDAFSAIFILGMQRGWPLHLSLQRAHQFAAGICGVRGAVASDADFYEQWQQRWNAETLPVIASSGANP; encoded by the coding sequence ATGTCACTGCAAAGCAAACCCATCATCATCTTTGGCGAAACCCTGATTGATGATTTCCCTGATCAGCCTGTCGTTGGCGGTGCGCCTTTCAATGTGGCGCGTAGCCTGGGTTATTTTGATTGTGCTCCCCTGATGATTTCTCGCGTGGGTAATGATGCCACTGCGAAATTGATACTTGCTGACATGCAGCGGTTCAAGTTGCCAGTGACTGGTTTGCAAACTGACCAGCTTTACCCCACAGGGCGCGTCAAGGTGACACAAGACAACAGCGCAGACAAGGCCAGTCACAAGTTCGACATCTTGCCTGACCAGGCCTATGACAATATAGAAAGCCATGCAGCCTTAACAGCCATGCTACAGGGTGGCCCTGAACATGACCAGGGCATCTTTTACTTTGGCACACTGGCACAAAGAAACCCTGTATCACGCGCTGCCTTGTATGCCTTGCTAAAAGAGACACTGGCGCTCAAATACCTGGATTTGAATTTGCGTGCCATGCAATATAGCCTGGCTACCATAGAACAGTCATTGCAGTTCGCCGACATACTCAAGGTCAATGAAGAAGAATTGCAGATACTGGCAGAGATTTACCTGGATAAACCCAAGGCAGACAGCGTGGTCACACTGGATGATGCAGATATTCTGATCAATGCAAAAGCATTGATAAGCCTGTTCAAGCTGCAAGCCATTATCACCACCCTGGGTGAACGCGGTTATGCCTATCTGGATGAGGCTGGGCAGTACCTGCGCAGTGCAAGTGAAGCTGTTAAAGTTGAAGTCGTTGATACCGTAGGCGGCGGTGATGCCTTCTCTGCCATCTTCATACTTGGCATGCAGCGCGGATGGCCTTTGCACCTCAGCCTGCAGCGTGCCCACCAATTTGCGGCAGGCATTTGCGGTGTACGCGGTGCAGTTGCCAGCGATGCTGACTTTTATGAACAATGGCAACAACGCTGGAATGCAGAAACCCTGCCAGTCATTGCAAGCAGCGGAGCAAACCCATGA